From Streptomyces sp. TLI_053, a single genomic window includes:
- a CDS encoding ATP-binding protein — MSGFSEAAREAKCWLPRSRRSPAEARRRLERLLDGAVDGERFIDTGLLLVTELVTNAVLHATPRDNRVLLALSVDPVRLRIEVHDARADGVPEVRAAGRDDESGRGLMLVKSLSEKWGCCPRAGVGKIVWCEIAPSPAAAEGVA; from the coding sequence ATGTCCGGATTCTCCGAAGCGGCCCGCGAGGCCAAGTGCTGGCTGCCGCGCAGCAGGCGATCGCCGGCCGAGGCCCGCCGCCGACTCGAACGTCTTCTCGATGGCGCCGTCGATGGCGAACGTTTCATCGACACCGGCCTGTTGCTCGTCACCGAACTGGTGACCAATGCGGTGCTGCACGCGACCCCGCGCGACAACCGGGTACTGCTCGCACTCTCCGTCGACCCGGTCCGGCTGCGGATCGAGGTGCACGACGCACGGGCCGACGGTGTGCCGGAGGTCCGGGCCGCCGGTCGGGACGACGAGTCGGGGCGGGGCCTGATGCTCGTCAAGTCCCTGTCAGAGAAGTGGGGTTGCTGCCCCAGAGCCGGGGTTGGGAAGATCGTCTGGTGCGAGATCGCCCCGTCGCCCGCCGCTGCGGAGGGTGTCGCGTGA
- a CDS encoding MFS transporter has product MIDNDREVRVPRRTTALLATTSALTAANIYLGQPLLGSAAAALHVPPATLGAVPTATQIGYATGIALIVPLGDSRDRRRLILGLCAASAVALAASALAPTAGLLVVAALALGLLSPVPQLVAPLAVALAGGRDPGRTVGTVQAGLLIGVLASRTYSGALAEAAGWRAVYGCSCVLTVLLTLVLRRALPTGPLTAPPAWALPYRELLASVPRLFATSPQVRRITLSGGLVGVSFGTFWTALTFLLEQDYHYGSTVVGLFGLVAVAGALASTAAGRVADRFGRRRVVLASVAVTAAAWALLLPGGSGIVWLTAGVVVLDVGTWGNQVVCQGVLFTLDPALHSRLNTCWFTLRFLGIAVGSLVGSVAWAHGGWPAVVGVGAAASVAALLVAGLPERRS; this is encoded by the coding sequence GTGATCGACAACGACCGTGAGGTCCGTGTGCCGCGACGGACCACCGCGCTGCTCGCGACGACCAGCGCCCTGACCGCCGCCAACATCTACCTCGGACAGCCGCTGCTGGGCAGCGCCGCCGCCGCACTGCACGTCCCGCCGGCGACGTTGGGTGCCGTGCCGACCGCCACCCAGATCGGCTACGCCACGGGTATCGCGCTCATCGTTCCCCTCGGCGACAGCCGGGACCGGCGGCGGCTGATCCTGGGCCTGTGCGCGGCCTCGGCCGTTGCCCTCGCGGCCTCCGCGCTCGCCCCGACGGCGGGTCTGCTGGTCGTCGCGGCCCTCGCACTCGGCCTGCTCTCCCCGGTCCCGCAACTGGTGGCGCCGCTGGCCGTCGCCCTGGCCGGTGGCCGGGACCCCGGCCGGACCGTCGGCACCGTCCAGGCCGGCCTGCTGATCGGGGTGCTGGCCTCCCGGACGTACTCCGGGGCCCTCGCCGAAGCGGCGGGCTGGCGCGCCGTGTACGGGTGCTCCTGCGTGCTCACCGTGCTGCTGACCCTGGTGCTGCGTCGGGCACTGCCGACCGGGCCGCTCACCGCCCCGCCCGCCTGGGCGTTGCCGTACCGCGAGCTGCTGGCCTCGGTGCCCCGGCTCTTCGCCACCAGTCCGCAGGTCCGCCGCATCACCCTCTCCGGCGGCCTGGTCGGCGTCTCCTTCGGCACCTTCTGGACCGCGCTGACCTTCCTGCTCGAGCAGGACTACCACTACGGCTCCACCGTCGTCGGTCTGTTCGGCCTGGTCGCCGTGGCCGGAGCCCTCGCCTCCACGGCCGCCGGGCGCGTGGCGGACCGCTTCGGACGCCGCCGCGTCGTGCTCGCCTCGGTCGCCGTCACCGCCGCCGCCTGGGCGCTGCTGCTGCCCGGCGGGAGCGGGATCGTCTGGCTGACGGCCGGGGTCGTCGTGCTCGATGTCGGCACCTGGGGCAACCAGGTCGTCTGCCAGGGTGTCCTGTTCACCCTCGACCCGGCGCTCCACAGCCGCCTGAACACCTGCTGGTTCACCCTCCGCTTCCTTGGCATCGCCGTGGGCTCGCTCGTGGGTTCGGTCGCCTGGGCGCACGGCGGCTGGCCGGCCGTGGTCGGTGTCGGAGCCGCGGCGAGCGTGGCGGCGCTGCTCGTCGCCGGACTGCCGGAGCGTCGGTCGTAG
- a CDS encoding DUF397 domain-containing protein, with product MTHYSVASALPVEWRKASASNPNENCVEFGRFNTSVAVRDSKDPHGPALSFPADSWLAFVAGLRVGDFTARR from the coding sequence GTGACCCACTATTCCGTCGCATCCGCCCTGCCTGTCGAGTGGAGGAAGGCGTCCGCAAGCAACCCGAACGAGAACTGCGTCGAGTTCGGGCGCTTCAATACGTCTGTGGCGGTCCGCGACAGCAAGGACCCCCACGGGCCCGCGCTCTCGTTCCCGGCCGATTCCTGGCTCGCCTTCGTCGCCGGCCTCCGCGTCGGCGACTTCACCGCACGCCGCTGA
- a CDS encoding helix-turn-helix transcriptional regulator, whose product MHGKSENRDDYQHVPRPLAAMARDLPDGHHIPPHHHRRAQLIYGTSGAITVVTDRGTWVVPATRGVWVPAGVVHAMTCTGPVRMRTLYLEPGAAAGLPDTPTVVAVPPLLRELVDAATRIPLDYRVDGRDGRLVDLLLLELAPRPVPALHLPVPTDPALDALCAAVRAAPGARWTTTTAAAHAHLSPRSLQRRFPAATGTTFSHWVQQARLIHAVTLLAGNTPVTAVASALGYATPSAFTAMFHRALGVPPSGWFEAGEPAGERRTDS is encoded by the coding sequence ATGCATGGCAAGAGCGAGAACCGCGACGACTACCAGCACGTGCCGCGCCCGCTGGCGGCGATGGCGCGCGACCTGCCCGACGGCCACCACATCCCCCCGCACCACCACCGCCGGGCCCAGCTGATCTACGGAACCAGCGGAGCGATCACCGTCGTCACCGACCGGGGGACGTGGGTGGTTCCGGCCACCAGGGGCGTCTGGGTCCCGGCCGGCGTCGTGCACGCGATGACCTGCACCGGGCCGGTGCGGATGCGCACGCTGTACCTCGAACCCGGCGCCGCGGCCGGCCTGCCCGACACGCCGACGGTCGTCGCGGTGCCGCCGCTGCTGCGCGAACTCGTCGACGCCGCCACCCGCATCCCGCTCGACTACCGGGTCGACGGCCGCGACGGCCGCCTCGTCGACCTGCTGCTGCTCGAACTCGCACCGCGACCCGTCCCCGCCCTGCACCTCCCGGTGCCGACCGACCCCGCCCTGGACGCACTCTGCGCGGCGGTCCGCGCCGCCCCGGGCGCCCGCTGGACGACCACCACCGCCGCCGCCCACGCCCATCTCAGCCCGCGCAGCCTCCAACGGAGGTTCCCCGCCGCGACCGGCACGACCTTCTCCCACTGGGTCCAGCAGGCCCGGCTGATCCACGCCGTCACCCTGCTGGCGGGAAACACGCCGGTCACGGCCGTCGCCTCCGCCCTCGGCTACGCCACCCCGAGCGCGTTCACGGCAATGTTCCACCGTGCCCTGGGCGTGCCGCCGAGCGGCTGGTTCGAGGCCGGGGAACCCGCCGGGGAGCGCCGCACCGACAGCTGA
- a CDS encoding transcriptional regulator — MPDIQSIEQQLKRLRNELAPPAEEPPALVTEFATGRGRLGTLAALAAQQQRIIASDRRSLLLLATRCADAPLGAWFAGLADGESAALRTVPALAAACGPPGAAAEPLPGCQAYPSYLAWLALNGRPPAVAAALVANFTAWGGYCASLAGALRRFHGFGEEACAFFDFFAQPPTALERAAAEALGPVGLTGPDPAAAREYGRLLQSYEAMFWRTLAQHP, encoded by the coding sequence ATGCCCGACATCCAGTCGATCGAACAGCAACTCAAGCGCCTACGAAATGAGTTGGCACCGCCGGCCGAAGAACCGCCCGCCCTGGTGACCGAGTTCGCGACCGGACGCGGGCGGCTCGGCACCCTCGCCGCCCTCGCCGCACAGCAGCAACGGATCATCGCCTCCGACCGCCGCAGCCTCCTCCTGCTCGCCACCCGTTGCGCGGACGCACCCCTGGGTGCCTGGTTCGCCGGCCTCGCGGACGGGGAGAGCGCGGCCCTGCGCACCGTGCCCGCCCTCGCGGCCGCCTGCGGACCGCCCGGAGCCGCGGCGGAACCCCTGCCCGGCTGCCAGGCCTACCCCTCCTACCTCGCCTGGCTCGCCCTGAACGGCCGCCCGCCCGCCGTCGCAGCCGCCCTGGTCGCCAACTTCACCGCCTGGGGCGGCTACTGCGCTTCGCTGGCCGGGGCGCTGCGCCGCTTCCACGGCTTCGGCGAGGAAGCCTGCGCCTTCTTCGACTTCTTCGCCCAACCCCCCACCGCGCTGGAGCGGGCGGCGGCCGAGGCGCTCGGTCCGGTGGGTCTCACCGGCCCTGACCCGGCCGCCGCCCGCGAGTACGGCCGACTGCTGCAGAGCTACGAGGCGATGTTCTGGCGCACGCTGGCCCAGCACCCCTGA
- a CDS encoding DUF5753 domain-containing protein: MAVAVPAVRYRRIAAELRRLRELRNLSAEEVVAQVDGVNLVKLSRYENARVQLKPDVVRALLDFYECEPDLKEVLVEILRDKHRPGWAAGFDQLNSLYHDLIRLEETAIGNKSYEPSYIPGLLQTRRYAHAIISSGVFTTPSVEARVDVRINRQSVLTRADAPLKLWAIIHESALTMRAADGLMADQLDKLIQWSDLPNVSIQIMPALAPPHPGMSGPFTLLEFRQRDLDLVLLSDMLASNWVEKPEHVDLYRAAFDEIMATALSLGESLNIIREKRDQLK; the protein is encoded by the coding sequence ATGGCAGTTGCAGTACCGGCCGTGCGCTACCGGCGCATCGCGGCAGAGCTGCGGAGGCTTCGCGAGCTCAGGAACCTCTCGGCGGAGGAAGTCGTCGCCCAGGTCGACGGCGTCAACCTGGTGAAGCTGAGCAGATACGAGAACGCCCGGGTCCAGCTGAAGCCCGACGTGGTGCGCGCGCTCCTGGACTTCTACGAGTGCGAGCCGGACCTCAAGGAAGTCCTCGTCGAGATCCTGCGAGACAAGCACCGGCCGGGCTGGGCTGCTGGATTCGATCAGCTCAACTCGCTGTATCACGATCTGATCAGACTCGAAGAGACCGCCATCGGCAACAAGTCCTACGAGCCTTCCTACATCCCTGGACTTCTCCAGACGCGACGGTACGCACACGCCATCATCTCCAGTGGCGTGTTCACAACTCCCAGCGTCGAGGCCCGTGTCGATGTGCGGATCAATCGGCAGTCGGTTCTCACGCGCGCCGATGCGCCACTCAAACTGTGGGCGATCATCCACGAGTCGGCACTGACGATGAGAGCCGCAGACGGCCTCATGGCCGATCAGCTCGACAAACTCATCCAGTGGAGCGACCTTCCGAACGTCAGCATTCAGATCATGCCGGCGCTTGCCCCTCCACACCCCGGTATGAGCGGACCGTTCACGCTCCTGGAGTTCCGGCAGCGGGATCTGGACCTCGTGCTGCTCAGCGACATGCTCGCCAGCAACTGGGTGGAGAAGCCTGAGCACGTCGATCTCTATCGCGCGGCCTTCGACGAGATCATGGCGACCGCCCTCAGCCTCGGCGAGTCACTCAACATCATCCGAGAGAAGAGAGATCAGCTCAAGTGA